The following proteins are co-located in the Candidatus Dormiibacterota bacterium genome:
- a CDS encoding amidohydrolase family protein, whose product MVSSHRVQILDGARFYRFDARSARFVRHDAMIVDEGKIRSLDARDAGTGVPRVDLRGATVLPAFADCHVHLTDVGYFLGPRDLATTTDYASFERAVAKIPRDGGMVYAGQYDESHWLDGASADARPLERLHADARAMLVRIDGHSCLVNRATLQWLALPSHVEGLERDERAEPTGRLTLAANWLAQSRFLNAIAVEQRREAERRAVDLALSRGALHLHAQLCGFAREQYAREIDALRRLPAKIVPKICEPDPALAVELGLPFVGGDVFADGSIGSRTAALTQPYADAPTCGALQFRDDELAAFFADAERLGVAAGVHAIGDAAIDQCVAAWERVLSGKPSARGARHFIEHFECARPEHIEACARMKLHLSMQPLFDAQWGGAGGMYEGRLGTARMRRMNALASIVRAGAVLCGGDDAPVCPLDPLAGMRACVEHHEATERLTPHDALAAYTVNAARLAYAETQTGNLEPGLAADLVVLDHDPFEDGFERCTVLETWSDGAVVYRA is encoded by the coding sequence ATGGTATCCTCGCATCGCGTGCAGATTCTCGACGGCGCCCGGTTTTACCGCTTCGATGCTCGATCGGCGCGTTTCGTGCGTCACGACGCAATGATCGTCGACGAAGGGAAAATACGCTCGCTCGATGCGCGCGACGCAGGAACCGGCGTGCCACGCGTCGATCTTCGCGGCGCGACCGTGCTGCCGGCGTTTGCCGATTGCCACGTGCATCTCACCGACGTCGGATACTTCCTCGGTCCGCGCGATCTCGCGACGACGACGGATTACGCGTCGTTCGAGCGCGCGGTTGCAAAGATCCCGCGCGACGGCGGCATGGTGTACGCTGGCCAATACGACGAATCGCACTGGCTCGACGGTGCGTCCGCCGACGCGCGCCCGCTCGAGCGGCTGCACGCGGACGCGCGCGCGATGCTCGTGCGCATCGACGGGCACTCGTGTCTGGTGAATCGGGCGACGCTGCAGTGGCTCGCGCTGCCCTCGCACGTCGAAGGTCTCGAGCGCGACGAGCGCGCAGAACCGACAGGCAGGCTCACGCTCGCCGCCAATTGGCTCGCGCAGTCGCGCTTCCTCAACGCCATTGCGGTCGAGCAACGCCGGGAGGCGGAGCGCCGAGCGGTCGATCTCGCGCTCTCGCGCGGCGCACTTCACCTGCACGCGCAGTTGTGCGGTTTTGCGCGCGAGCAGTATGCGCGCGAGATCGATGCGCTGCGCCGGCTGCCGGCAAAAATCGTTCCGAAGATCTGCGAACCCGACCCGGCCCTCGCCGTCGAGCTCGGGCTGCCGTTCGTCGGCGGAGACGTCTTCGCCGACGGGTCGATCGGCAGCCGCACCGCGGCCCTCACGCAGCCGTATGCGGACGCCCCGACGTGCGGGGCGCTGCAGTTCCGCGACGACGAGCTCGCGGCGTTCTTCGCCGATGCCGAGCGGCTCGGAGTCGCTGCCGGCGTGCATGCGATCGGCGACGCGGCGATCGATCAGTGCGTGGCCGCGTGGGAGCGCGTACTGAGCGGCAAGCCGTCGGCTCGCGGTGCTCGTCACTTCATCGAACACTTCGAGTGCGCGCGCCCCGAACACATCGAGGCGTGCGCGCGCATGAAGCTCCATCTTTCGATGCAGCCGCTCTTCGACGCGCAGTGGGGCGGGGCGGGCGGCATGTACGAGGGGCGGCTCGGAACGGCGCGCATGCGTAGGATGAACGCGCTCGCGAGCATCGTTCGGGCCGGAGCGGTGCTCTGCGGTGGGGACGACGCGCCCGTCTGCCCGCTCGATCCTTTGGCGGGCATGCGCGCGTGCGTCGAGCATCACGAGGCTACCGAGCGATTGACGCCGCACGACGCGCTCGCCGCCTACACGGTGAATGCGGCGCGGCTGGCCTACGCGGAGACACAGACCGGAAACCTCGAGCCCGGCCTCGCGGCCGATCTCGTCGTGCTCGACCACGATCCGTTCGAGGACGGCTTCGAGCGTTGCACGGTGCTCGAGACGTGGAGCGACGGCGCGGTCGTCTACCGTGCCTAG
- a CDS encoding M48 family metallopeptidase, whose protein sequence is MRGREVLLGLAAGFAAGYLGARSYEAWCELRAPETRHRDGAASYGRVRRALEVADTLQGICGAIAVAYGPVGESVDRATLRAPAWLRPALFVIPLSFCSAAVELPASFVADHLLERRYRLTEQQPAAWLSDYVKGAVISTVITAVGALLLGATVRRSPRWWPLFATLGALPLFVAGNLIVPIYVLPMFNRFDPLDGALEKRLRALASRYGVGDADILKMDMSRQTRKANAFVVGVARTHRIVLGDTLVDSFPDDETEFVVAHELGHYVSKDVWRLTALGDALAGALFFIANAASGPRSGMRDRPIVLARLYAAMLVATQAVRPLLFAFTRAREAAADRFAVEATRNPRAGASAFRRLRDQNLAEDEVPRWYELFFSSHPSLKSRIGALEAMPQDPSSA, encoded by the coding sequence ATGCGCGGCCGTGAGGTTCTTCTCGGCCTAGCCGCGGGTTTCGCCGCCGGGTACCTCGGTGCGCGCAGCTACGAGGCATGGTGCGAGCTGCGCGCGCCGGAGACGCGCCATCGCGACGGCGCCGCGAGCTACGGGCGCGTGCGCCGGGCATTGGAAGTCGCGGATACGCTGCAGGGCATCTGCGGAGCGATCGCCGTCGCGTACGGGCCGGTAGGAGAGAGCGTCGACCGCGCGACTCTGCGCGCGCCGGCGTGGCTGCGCCCAGCGCTTTTCGTGATCCCCCTCTCCTTTTGCAGCGCCGCCGTTGAGCTTCCGGCGTCCTTCGTCGCGGATCATCTCCTCGAGCGGCGCTATCGGCTGACGGAGCAGCAGCCCGCAGCGTGGTTAAGCGACTACGTGAAGGGCGCGGTCATCTCGACCGTCATCACGGCCGTCGGCGCGCTGTTGCTCGGCGCCACCGTGCGGCGGTCGCCGCGATGGTGGCCGCTCTTCGCAACGCTCGGCGCCCTGCCGCTCTTCGTCGCCGGAAACCTCATCGTTCCCATCTACGTGCTGCCCATGTTCAACCGCTTCGATCCGCTCGACGGAGCGCTCGAGAAGAGGCTCCGCGCCCTGGCCTCTCGGTACGGGGTGGGCGACGCCGACATCCTGAAGATGGACATGAGCCGCCAGACGCGCAAGGCAAACGCCTTCGTCGTCGGCGTCGCGCGAACGCACCGCATCGTCCTCGGCGACACCCTCGTCGATAGCTTTCCGGACGACGAAACCGAGTTCGTCGTCGCTCACGAACTCGGCCACTACGTTTCGAAGGACGTCTGGCGGCTGACCGCCCTCGGCGACGCGCTCGCCGGCGCGCTCTTCTTCATCGCGAATGCCGCGAGCGGGCCGCGAAGCGGCATGCGCGACCGTCCGATCGTCCTCGCGCGCCTGTACGCCGCGATGCTCGTCGCGACGCAAGCCGTGCGCCCGCTGCTCTTCGCATTCACGCGCGCGCGCGAAGCCGCTGCCGATCGCTTCGCGGTCGAAGCCACGCGCAACCCTCGCGCCGGCGCGTCGGCCTTTCGCCGGCTACGCGATCAAAATCTCGCCGAAGACGAGGTCCCGCGGTGGTACGAGCTCTTCTTCAGCTCGCACCCGTCGCTCAAGTCCCGCATCGGCGCCCTCGAAGCCATGCCCCAAGATCCGTCTTCGGCATAA
- the mptA gene encoding GTP cyclohydrolase MptA → MHRAYVALGSNLGDRRANILAALQRLRAQARVLVVSAFYETAPADGAEGPAFLNVAAQLDVDEDRESFSRRLEDVQRSVGRVAMRRLAARPIDVDLLVFDAWERPQLDARWYDLVPLAEIAPAYAARARRANGSVRRLESDLRFRTDRQEEVPEVRIALNRAGVTSLRRIVHLEIDGRPGVFNGEFTMVADLGPHRAGLHMSRFVENLEEATLEVLSRETTPMRVERLAGAIAREIVATQQTREADVRLRADFALERWTPVSAKRGEETYTLVGIAHAGDDGVRHVVGVEAEGMTACPCAQDMVREHSLAQLEEAGFTQEQARRALGVLPIATHNQRGRGSLLLGTAGNLEPGIDVADLVEIVESAMSSETYDLLKRPDEFFVVNKAHHNPKFVEDVVRGIVARALEAYERFDDDAFVFASQRNEESIHKHDAFAEAFGCFGEFRRELRETEEVMPKTDLGAWLRGRRCGT, encoded by the coding sequence ATGCATCGGGCTTACGTCGCTCTGGGTTCGAATCTCGGGGACCGGCGTGCAAACATCCTTGCTGCGCTGCAGCGCTTGCGCGCGCAGGCGCGCGTGCTCGTGGTCTCCGCGTTCTACGAGACCGCTCCGGCCGACGGTGCGGAAGGGCCCGCGTTTCTCAACGTCGCCGCGCAGCTCGACGTCGACGAGGATCGCGAATCGTTCTCACGCCGGTTAGAAGACGTGCAGCGTTCGGTCGGACGCGTCGCGATGCGCCGCCTCGCCGCGCGGCCGATCGACGTCGACCTCCTCGTCTTCGATGCGTGGGAGCGCCCGCAGCTCGATGCGCGTTGGTACGATCTCGTGCCGCTGGCCGAGATCGCTCCGGCGTACGCCGCGCGCGCGCGTCGTGCGAACGGCAGCGTTCGCCGCTTGGAGAGCGATCTTCGTTTCCGTACCGACCGCCAGGAAGAGGTTCCGGAGGTACGCATCGCGCTGAACAGGGCCGGGGTGACGAGCCTTCGCCGCATCGTCCACCTCGAGATCGACGGGCGCCCGGGCGTCTTCAACGGCGAGTTCACGATGGTGGCGGATCTCGGGCCGCATCGTGCCGGCCTGCACATGTCGCGCTTCGTCGAGAACTTGGAGGAGGCGACGCTCGAGGTGCTCTCGCGGGAAACGACGCCGATGCGGGTCGAGCGGCTCGCGGGAGCGATCGCGCGCGAGATCGTCGCGACGCAGCAGACGAGGGAAGCCGACGTGCGCCTGCGCGCCGATTTCGCGTTGGAGCGCTGGACGCCGGTAAGTGCGAAGCGGGGTGAGGAGACGTACACGCTCGTCGGCATCGCGCACGCAGGCGACGATGGCGTGCGGCACGTCGTCGGCGTCGAGGCTGAGGGGATGACGGCGTGCCCGTGCGCGCAAGACATGGTGCGCGAGCATTCGCTCGCACAGCTCGAAGAGGCGGGGTTCACGCAGGAGCAAGCGCGTCGCGCGCTCGGCGTGCTCCCGATCGCTACGCACAACCAGCGCGGGCGCGGCTCGCTGCTCCTGGGCACCGCGGGCAACCTGGAGCCCGGCATCGACGTTGCGGACCTCGTGGAGATCGTCGAGAGCGCGATGTCGAGCGAGACCTACGATCTGTTGAAGCGTCCCGACGAGTTCTTTGTCGTCAACAAGGCCCACCACAACCCGAAGTTCGTCGAAGACGTCGTTCGGGGCATCGTCGCGCGGGCGCTCGAGGCGTACGAGCGTTTCGACGACGATGCCTTCGTCTTCGCGAGCCAACGCAACGAAGAGTCCATCCACAAACACGACGCCTTCGCGGAGGCCTTCGGGTGCTTCGGTGAGTTTCGGCGCGAGCTGCGAGAGACGGAAGAGGTTATGCCGAAGACGGATCTTGGGGCATGGCTTCGAGGGCGCCGATGCGGGACTTGA
- a CDS encoding type I phosphomannose isomerase catalytic subunit, giving the protein MASEPLYPYLLEPKETTAIWGGESWKCWDENRVRNGALAGMRVAQLRESLGSRLLGTIDSGRIFPILTKIITARDWLSVQVHPDDAYAQRVEHQANGKVECWYVFSAQQDAQIVLGWTRDTSREEYERRVADGTLGELLRRVPVKAGDAFYLPAGTLHAIGGGIVLFETQQASDLTYRIFDWNRVGLDGVPRPLHVRKAADVLEYRAETRGAVEPVKYVFESLQRTIFIADPRFLVERIVARDEPSSVATHDRPLVIMALERSLTISCGDSDVTLAPFDTALVPAGAGRCAICANEGDEAPFMFVTPPPDERFVAAQLLAAGIEQTRVDRFLEQF; this is encoded by the coding sequence ATGGCGAGCGAACCGCTCTACCCGTACCTGCTCGAACCAAAGGAGACGACCGCGATCTGGGGCGGTGAGTCCTGGAAATGCTGGGACGAGAACCGCGTGCGCAACGGCGCTCTCGCCGGCATGCGCGTTGCGCAGCTGCGCGAGTCGCTCGGCAGCCGGCTCCTCGGTACGATCGATTCCGGCCGGATCTTTCCGATCCTCACGAAGATCATCACCGCGCGCGATTGGCTCTCGGTTCAAGTTCACCCCGACGACGCGTACGCGCAGCGCGTCGAGCATCAGGCGAACGGCAAGGTCGAGTGCTGGTACGTCTTCAGCGCGCAGCAGGACGCACAGATCGTGCTTGGCTGGACGCGCGACACGTCGCGTGAGGAGTACGAGCGGCGCGTCGCGGACGGAACGCTCGGCGAGCTGCTGCGGCGCGTACCGGTGAAGGCCGGGGACGCGTTTTACCTGCCCGCCGGAACGTTGCACGCGATCGGCGGCGGCATCGTGCTCTTCGAAACGCAGCAGGCCAGCGATCTCACGTATCGCATCTTCGACTGGAACCGCGTCGGCCTCGACGGCGTACCGCGCCCTCTGCACGTACGTAAAGCCGCCGACGTCCTCGAATACCGCGCGGAGACGCGGGGAGCCGTCGAACCGGTAAAGTACGTCTTCGAGTCGCTGCAGCGCACGATCTTCATCGCGGATCCGCGCTTCCTCGTCGAGCGCATCGTTGCGCGCGACGAACCGTCGTCGGTGGCGACGCACGACCGGCCACTCGTCATCATGGCACTGGAACGCAGCCTGACGATTTCGTGCGGCGACTCCGATGTGACGCTCGCGCCGTTCGACACCGCCCTCGTACCGGCCGGTGCCGGCCGCTGCGCGATATGCGCGAACGAAGGCGACGAAGCGCCCTTTATGTTCGTGACGCCCCCTCCCGACGAGCGGTTCGTCGCCGCGCAGCTCCTGGCCGCCGGAATCGAGCAGACGCGAGTCGATCGCTTCCTGGAGCAGTTTTGA
- the lysA gene encoding diaminopimelate decarboxylase, producing MNFAALADRYGTPLVAIDLDAFGAAIEYCNSACAPYDVEVSYAGKALLLVEIARFVAERGLGLDVCSLGELLTAERAGFPHERITLHGCGKSDEELRAAADGRVGRIVVDGLEELERLGRIASGRAPVNVLLRLNPGIEAHTHAFVRTGGEDTKFGVTPKDEDAARAMLGGAKELRFRGLHAHVGSQIYEPGAYVAVAEALIQASARFARDGLGVDEIVVGGGFGVTTHPDRPNERIDFPATIASVDRATRAAAARVRVPVPRIGIEPGRMLIGAAGTTIYRVCAVKRQARRTFVVVDGGLYENPRPALYGAYHHAVAVSRPNLDLQEVTICGRSCENDELGRAMLPHALREGDLVAMTVTGAYTYSMAGNYNRFARPAVVGVEQGKERLLARRESLEDVLKNDVMENAGS from the coding sequence TTGAACTTCGCCGCGCTCGCCGATCGGTATGGCACGCCGCTCGTCGCGATCGACCTCGACGCGTTCGGCGCGGCGATCGAGTACTGCAATAGCGCCTGCGCTCCGTACGACGTCGAGGTCTCGTACGCCGGCAAAGCGCTCCTGCTCGTCGAGATCGCGCGCTTCGTCGCCGAGCGCGGACTCGGGCTCGATGTCTGCTCGCTCGGGGAGCTTCTCACGGCCGAGCGCGCCGGCTTTCCGCACGAGCGCATCACGCTCCACGGCTGTGGCAAGAGCGACGAAGAGCTGCGCGCGGCAGCCGACGGGCGCGTCGGCCGCATCGTGGTGGATGGGCTCGAGGAGCTCGAGCGTCTGGGACGGATCGCGTCGGGTAGAGCGCCCGTCAACGTGCTCTTGCGCCTCAACCCCGGAATCGAGGCGCACACGCACGCCTTCGTGCGTACCGGCGGCGAGGACACGAAGTTCGGAGTTACTCCGAAGGACGAAGATGCGGCGCGGGCGATGCTCGGCGGCGCGAAGGAGCTACGCTTTCGCGGGCTGCACGCGCACGTCGGCTCGCAGATCTACGAGCCGGGCGCGTACGTTGCCGTCGCCGAAGCACTGATCCAAGCCTCCGCGCGCTTTGCGCGGGACGGCCTGGGCGTCGACGAAATCGTCGTGGGCGGGGGTTTCGGCGTGACGACGCATCCCGATCGGCCGAACGAGCGCATCGACTTCCCGGCAACGATCGCATCCGTCGATCGCGCCACGCGCGCGGCCGCGGCGCGCGTCCGCGTTCCGGTGCCCAGGATCGGCATCGAGCCGGGACGCATGCTGATCGGCGCGGCCGGCACGACGATCTATCGCGTCTGCGCCGTGAAACGTCAGGCGCGCCGAACCTTCGTCGTGGTCGATGGAGGCTTGTATGAGAATCCTCGGCCCGCGCTCTACGGTGCGTACCACCACGCGGTTGCGGTCTCGCGCCCGAATCTCGATCTCCAGGAGGTCACCATCTGCGGCCGTTCCTGCGAGAACGACGAGCTCGGGCGCGCCATGCTTCCACACGCGCTGCGTGAAGGCGATCTCGTCGCGATGACGGTCACCGGAGCGTACACCTACAGCATGGCGGGCAACTACAACCGTTTCGCGCGCCCGGCGGTTGTAGGAGTCGAGCAGGGTAAGGAGCGTCTTCTCGCGCGGCGCGAGTCGTTGGAAGACGTCTTGAAAAACGACGTAATGGAGAACGCAGGATCATGA
- the msrA gene encoding peptide-methionine (S)-S-oxide reductase MsrA, with translation MTEKATFAAGCFWGTEAAFRPVPGVVDVVVGYTGGHAERPTYEQVCGHRTGHAEAAEIAFDPARVSYDRLLEIFWKIHDPTQVDRQGPDVGTQYRSAIFVHSPEQDAAARASLARERETLGKPIATEIVSAPAFWPAEAYHQRYFERHNVACHVPQR, from the coding sequence ATGACGGAAAAGGCAACGTTCGCGGCGGGGTGCTTCTGGGGCACGGAGGCGGCCTTTCGCCCAGTGCCGGGCGTCGTAGACGTCGTCGTCGGCTACACGGGCGGTCACGCGGAGCGCCCGACGTACGAGCAGGTCTGCGGCCATCGCACCGGTCACGCTGAGGCGGCGGAGATCGCCTTCGACCCGGCGCGCGTCTCATACGATCGCCTGCTCGAAATCTTCTGGAAGATCCACGATCCGACGCAAGTCGATCGTCAAGGCCCCGATGTCGGCACGCAGTACCGCTCGGCGATCTTCGTCCACTCACCCGAGCAGGATGCTGCGGCGCGCGCTTCGCTGGCGCGCGAACGAGAGACGCTCGGCAAGCCGATTGCGACGGAGATCGTATCCGCCCCGGCGTTCTGGCCCGCCGAAGCCTACCATCAACGCTATTTCGAGCGGCATAACGTCGCCTGCCACGTCCCGCAACGATGA
- the msrB gene encoding peptide-methionine (R)-S-oxide reductase MsrB translates to MNRTVFLGALAAAGAVALSRLGAAKPAAAAGYPVRHSDAEWLRILGRDRYWILRQGGTEQPFSSPLNAERRAGIYHCAGCDLRLFDSRTKYDAGEGWPSFWDVLPNAVRRQADYALVDPRTEVHCRQCGGHLGHRFDDGPPPTHLRYCIDGLALRFAPA, encoded by the coding sequence ATGAACCGCACGGTCTTTCTCGGCGCACTTGCGGCTGCCGGCGCGGTGGCGCTCTCTCGTCTCGGCGCGGCGAAGCCTGCAGCAGCCGCAGGGTATCCGGTCCGGCACAGCGATGCCGAATGGCTACGGATTCTGGGCCGAGACCGCTATTGGATATTGCGCCAAGGCGGAACCGAGCAGCCATTCTCGAGTCCGCTCAATGCGGAGCGCCGCGCCGGCATCTATCATTGCGCCGGCTGCGATCTCCGCCTCTTCGACTCCCGCACGAAATACGATGCCGGTGAAGGCTGGCCGTCCTTCTGGGACGTGCTCCCGAATGCCGTCCGCAGGCAAGCAGACTACGCGCTCGTGGATCCGCGCACGGAAGTGCACTGCCGCCAGTGCGGCGGCCATCTCGGCCATCGCTTCGACGATGGCCCGCCGCCGACGCACCTTCGCTACTGCATCGACGGCTTGGCGCTGCGCTTCGCTCCTGCCTGA
- a CDS encoding S53 family peptidase: MRRFLWLGFVAATITAACSGHGSTSLIPSAGTMGHASNVGTGATRVTAIAIAAPAGWAPTSTLPLALSGASDLGALAPSQSITVHVGLQLNNASALKAAVASGQTVSIATFMASYAPTSAQVSQVSSYLQSQGLTDVTVEPNHLIVSATGTATQIEKAFNTKLESYSLGGTTLYANQTAAYVPQTLGGVVVAVLGLNDMQLAGREKRHYEHCGGCDGKGDPRPAPTPPGTPESPCTLYGLEILGAPTPLPEPASSTVGCLRNYRPADFWRAYDEPVSRMQSAGVDVAIMSFGGVGTAVSDLHVNEQADNVPQVPVTIEQVGLAGAPPITDGPGEWTLDMTESSGMAVHMQQLYLYNTTSGSDSDVVLMYNRWVTNDLAKVANSSFGECEAFPYLDGAMVLADEIFLEGAAQGQTMFASAGDTGSFCPVAVGANGVPAGVPFVNWPAASPYVVAVGGTTLLTDNAGNYQGEASWYSGGGGVSQFEYSPYWQTVQPLGGSFRGVPDMAMDGDLQTGAILYSQDYGGWTIVGGTSLSSPLAAGVWAHMLSLNRSLGFAAPVLYGNFASHAAGAQQTGPPPWQPDGGFHDVLVGGDGMYTALPGYDYTTGLGSFDVNVLRSQL; encoded by the coding sequence ATGCGCAGATTCCTTTGGCTCGGATTCGTCGCCGCGACCATAACCGCGGCATGCTCCGGACACGGCAGCACCTCGCTGATCCCTTCTGCCGGTACGATGGGTCACGCGAGTAACGTCGGCACGGGAGCGACCCGCGTCACGGCCATCGCAATCGCGGCGCCTGCGGGCTGGGCGCCGACGTCGACCCTGCCGCTCGCGCTCTCGGGCGCGAGCGATTTGGGCGCGCTCGCGCCGTCGCAGTCGATCACCGTGCACGTCGGGCTCCAGCTCAACAACGCCTCGGCGCTGAAGGCGGCCGTCGCGTCGGGGCAGACCGTCTCTATCGCGACGTTCATGGCGTCGTACGCGCCGACGAGCGCGCAGGTCTCGCAAGTGAGCTCGTATCTGCAGTCGCAAGGACTGACCGACGTCACCGTCGAGCCGAATCACCTCATCGTCAGTGCCACCGGCACGGCGACGCAGATCGAGAAGGCGTTCAATACGAAACTCGAGAGCTACTCTCTGGGCGGCACGACGCTCTATGCAAATCAGACCGCAGCGTACGTCCCGCAGACGCTCGGTGGCGTCGTCGTCGCCGTTCTCGGGCTCAACGACATGCAGTTGGCCGGGCGCGAGAAGCGGCACTACGAGCATTGCGGCGGCTGCGACGGCAAGGGTGATCCCAGACCGGCTCCCACGCCTCCAGGTACGCCGGAGTCGCCGTGCACGCTCTACGGCCTCGAGATCCTCGGCGCTCCGACGCCATTACCGGAACCTGCATCGTCGACCGTCGGCTGTCTGCGCAACTACCGGCCTGCGGACTTCTGGCGCGCCTACGACGAACCCGTCTCGCGCATGCAATCGGCCGGCGTGGACGTCGCGATCATGAGCTTCGGCGGCGTCGGAACCGCCGTCAGCGACCTTCACGTTAACGAACAGGCCGACAACGTACCGCAAGTACCTGTGACGATCGAGCAAGTCGGTCTTGCGGGAGCGCCTCCCATCACCGACGGCCCGGGCGAATGGACGCTCGACATGACCGAATCCAGCGGCATGGCCGTCCACATGCAGCAGCTCTACCTCTACAACACGACCTCAGGATCGGATTCTGACGTCGTGCTCATGTACAATCGCTGGGTTACGAACGACCTTGCCAAGGTCGCGAATTCGTCGTTCGGAGAATGCGAGGCGTTTCCGTATCTCGACGGAGCGATGGTGTTAGCCGACGAGATATTCCTCGAAGGGGCGGCTCAGGGGCAAACGATGTTCGCCTCGGCTGGGGACACTGGCTCGTTCTGCCCGGTTGCGGTCGGCGCAAACGGTGTGCCCGCCGGCGTTCCGTTCGTGAACTGGCCGGCCGCTTCGCCGTACGTCGTTGCGGTCGGCGGTACGACGCTCCTCACCGACAATGCGGGGAACTATCAGGGCGAAGCGTCCTGGTACTCCGGTGGCGGCGGTGTCAGCCAGTTCGAATACTCGCCCTACTGGCAGACGGTTCAGCCGCTCGGCGGAAGCTTCCGCGGCGTTCCTGATATGGCAATGGACGGCGATTTGCAGACCGGCGCGATCTTGTATTCGCAAGATTACGGCGGCTGGACGATCGTCGGTGGGACGAGCCTATCGTCTCCGCTCGCGGCGGGAGTCTGGGCGCACATGCTGAGCTTGAATCGGAGTCTCGGCTTCGCCGCCCCGGTGCTGTATGGCAACTTCGCGTCTCACGCCGCCGGCGCGCAGCAGACCGGCCCACCTCCGTGGCAGCCCGACGGCGGGTTTCACGACGTCCTCGTCGGCGGTGACGGCATGTATACCGCGCTGCCGGGGTACGACTACACGACTGGTCTGGGATCGTTCGACGTAAACGTGCTTCGAAGCCAGCTGTAG